The following proteins are co-located in the Solea senegalensis isolate Sse05_10M linkage group LG12, IFAPA_SoseM_1, whole genome shotgun sequence genome:
- the nkrf gene encoding NF-kappa-B-repressing factor has product MAEGTDTIEMPSFDSSPTSEAKKRPTSSDGRDEPMRKMPVSKFGCRPRFEPVHFVSGGSSGGNGTDEKENDKESRRSESYGVRQWDTEHSSYSSTSRAQGSSSLRSAFDSRPSYSSDSWASHRDHDREISLGSTSGLGYGGRGSAPNFMAKTQQDYTAKYEAHSTRHSDCYSRPHRYNGYGGANRSGGWDSARQGFGYGYQDRPSSSRPFSRVYNSPGRNSPTTSQLGSSSQPLQISQSTLDEKQRLIANLASALAVASSDSMFLIGNDGPNYNFMLSRSIQACKTNPEYIYVNLKDIPQADLPKNRKVPTDGYACELRFQGVYLATGYSGSKNGARDRASEQAVKLFLKQVEVRVVQRRYRHSTVNDLVVCQMHSPTPPFLPALRNPEDKPTPSSKGQYEPDKRKHWTEFVVMDNAHDAICILNNSAAFNRMKIDYKFDILPYDGAWLCSVFVQDELVAQATGTKKSSKHSAAAEAVRKLRMNQAQRQQQQQQQQQQQQQQQQQQQQQQQHHHHHHHHQQQQQQQPSQYNRGNTNPSDSGGCFGQQGGKKKHLSELVILENSDNAICIINDTAQFNKVTADYKFTLLPDNRWRCEVYLEGQYVAAGIGPKKIVKHIAATEALATLKQTQAVVKSNLRKEGHNDAISRSQILARSGEEATRQEIKEDNIGNQLLRKMGWKGGGLGRDGEGIAEPIRVKEQFSREGLGMDTDKTGNQLRKRDIEDIIRNYACSDRQDDLRFSTDLTNDERKQIHQVAQKYGLRSKSYGQGRQRFLIVSRKVRKDQLIGQLLQEGQVGRYELVKPQASH; this is encoded by the exons ATGGCAGAAGGGACTGACACTATCGAAATGCCCTCATTCGACTCAAGTCCTACTTCTGAAGCAAAAAAGAGACCTACTTCTTCTGATGGAA GAGACGAGCCCATGAGGAAAATGCCTGTGTCAAAATTTGGTTGCAGACCTCGATTTGAGCCTGTGCACTTTGTCAGTGGTGGAAGCAGTGGAGGAAATGGCACTGATGAGAAGGAGAATGATAAAGAGAGCAGGAGGAGTGAGTCATATGGTGTGAGACAGTGGGACACTGAGCACTCTTCCTacagcagcaccagcagagcACAGGGCTCCTCCTCCCTGAGGTCTGCTTTTGACAGCCGGCCATCATACAGCTCTGACTCTTGGGCTTCCCATAGAGACCATGACAGAGAGATTTCTTTAGGTAGCACAAGTGGCTTAGGTTATGGAGGACGTGGGTCTGCCCCAAACTTCATggcaaaaacacagcaggactACACAGCCAAGTATGAAGCCCACTCCACTAGACATTCAGACTGCTATTCTCGGCCCCACAGGTATAACGGATATGGGGGAGCAAACAGGTCAGGAGGATGGGACTCAGCACGTCAGGGCTTTGGTTATGGTTATCAAGACCGGCCATCATCAAGCAGGCCATTCAGCAGAGTCTACAACAGCCCAGGCAGGAACAGTCCCACCACGTCTCAGTTGGGCTCTTCATCACAGCCTCTTCAGATATCTCAGTCAACATTAGACGAGAAGCAAAGGCTGATTGCCAACTTAGCATCTGCGTTGGCTGTTGCGTCTAGTGACTCTATGTTTTTGATAGGAAATGATGGACCAAATTATAATTTCATGTTGAGCCGCAGCATCCAGGCCTGCAAAACCAACCCTGAGTATATTTATGTCAATTTAAAGGATATTCCCCAGGCTGACCTACCGAAGAACAGGAAAGTACCAACAGACGGTTATGCCTGTGAACTGAGATTCCAGGGCGTGTATCTCGCTACAGGATACTCCGGCAGTAAAAATGGAGCAAGAGACCGAGCCTCTGAGCAAGCTGTAAAACTCTTCCTGAAACAAGTGGAAGTTCGTGTTGTTCAGCGCAGATACAGACACTCGACTGTAAATGACTTGGTTGTCTGCCAGATGCACAGCCCAACCCCTCCTTTTTTACCTGCACTCCGCAACCCAGAAGATAAACCAACACCCAGCTCTAAAGGCCAATATGAACCTGACAAACGAAAGCACTGGACAGAGTTTGTGGTTATGGACAATGCCCATGACGCTATCTGCATACTCAACAACTCTGCTGCTTTTAATCGCATGAAGATTGACTATAAGTTTGACATTCTCCCTTATGATGGTGCCTGGCTGTGCAGTGTCTTTGTGCAGGACGAGCTGGTGGCGCAGGCAACAGGCACTAAAAAGAGCTCAAAGcactcagcagctgcagaggcAGTGAGGAAACTCCGCATGAACCAGGCTCAacgacaacagcaacaacaacaacaacaacagcaacagcagcaacagcagcagcagcagcagcagcaacaacaacatcatcatcatcatcatcatcatcaacaacaacagcagcagcagccatcacAATACAATAGGGGAAATACTAACCCGTCAGATTCTGGAGGATGCTTTGGGCAACAGGGTGGCAAAAAGAAGCATCTGAGTGAGTTGGTCATCCTGGAAAACTCTGACAATGCTATCTGTATCATAAATGACACGGCACAGTTTAATAAAGTGACTGCTGATTACAAGTTCACCCTTCTTCCTGATAATCGCTGGAGGTGTGAAGTTTATTTAGAAGGACAGTATGTGGCAGCAGGAATTGGGCCCAAGAAAATTGTGAAACACATTGCAGCAACTGAGGCTCTGGCCaccttaaaacaaacacaggctgTGGTCAAATCCAACTTAAGAAAAGAGGGGCACAACGATGCCATATCCCGATCCCAGATCCTGGCTCGCTCTGGTGAGGAGGCAACAAGACAGGAGATAAAAGAAGACAACATTGGAAATCAGTTGCTCCGCAAGATGGGCTGGAAAGGTGGTGGTCTGGGCCGAGATGGTGAAGGCATTGCAGAACCCATCAGAGTGAAGGAGCAGTTTTCTAGAGAAGGGTTGGGCATGGACACGGACAAAACAGGAAATCAACTCAGGAAGCGCGATATTGAAGACATAATTCGTAACTACGCCTGTTCAGATCGTCAGGATGATCTTCGCTTCTCCACTGACCTTACCAATGACGAACGCAAACAGATCCACCAGGTAGCTCAGAAATATGGCTTACGAAGCAAGTCATATGGACAGGGGCGGCAACGGTTCCTCATTGTCAGTCGCAAAGTACGCAAAGACCAGCTCATTGGTCAGCTTCTACAGGAAGGACAGGTGGGACGATATGAGCTTGTGAAGCCTCAGGCCTCGCACTAA
- the ube2a gene encoding ubiquitin-conjugating enzyme E2 A — protein MSTPARRRLMRDFKRLQEDPPAGVSGAPSENNIMVWNAVIFGPEGTPFEDGTFKLTIEFTEEYPNKPPTVRFVSKMFHPNVYADGSICLDILQNRWSPTYDVSSILTSIQSLLDEPNPNSPANSQAAQLYQENKREYEKRVSAIVEQSWRDC, from the exons aTGTCAACTCCAGCAAGACGACGTTTAATGAGAGATTTTAAACG ACTGCAAGAGGATCCTCCAGCTGGAGTTAGTGGGGCCCCATCAGAAAACAATATCATGGTATGGAATGCTGTCATTTTTGG ACCAGAAGGAACACCTTTTGAAGATG GAACTTTCAAACTTACCATTGAATTCACAGAGGAATATCCAAATAAACCGCCAACAGTGCGATTTGTCTCCAAAATGTTTCATCCAAATG TGTACGCAGATGGCAGCATATGCTTAGATATACTTCAGAATCGTTGGAGTCCAACCTATGATGTCTCTTCAATCTTAACCTCAATACAG TCTTTACTGGACGAGCCAAACCCAAACAGTCCAGCCAATAGCCAGGCAGCGCAGCTGTACCAGGAAAATAAGCGGGAATACGAGAAGAGGGTTTCTGCTATTGTTGAACAGAGTTGGCGTGACTGTTGA